One Proteinivorax tanatarense DNA segment encodes these proteins:
- a CDS encoding ABC transporter permease subunit gives MLTMIKFEVKKLLNRPIVLVLLLLILSVNYVAIFINSEGGLVQQQDLEMTRREQGKYAGDINEEWTNYIQSTLYSVRENPSNLLSKKEKEQVRNEYLERGYSRQYVDNLENTAFLKPEILNSHQYIALLDAEYASGFYDNAQFFSDMQGKHYRLAYTGNKGESLAAKAEEMYGNLANDYTAYYDYNLGWQKLINMQNLMPYTIGLFLIVALSPIFSGEYYQKTDSILLTTKYGKSKLIYGKILAAFLVGLGCWLLINFLNLLLISLIFTLQGGQSFVQDWVFNFSPFAFTQRTHFLAVSFISLTGVMLFISVPTFISVKSKSPFVTLTISSIVLLLSNIISSFEIDGLIGGIIREGLFFLPAWILVGSGHLQNFNAYYIAGNVVLMQLVVPFVAILVSIYLIFNVYNTFLKREVEN, from the coding sequence ATGTTAACTATGATTAAGTTTGAGGTCAAGAAACTCCTTAACAGGCCTATAGTGCTAGTATTACTTTTGCTAATTCTCAGTGTTAACTACGTAGCTATATTTATAAATTCTGAAGGTGGTTTAGTCCAACAACAAGATCTCGAAATGACAAGGAGGGAACAAGGAAAATACGCAGGAGATATAAATGAAGAATGGACTAACTACATTCAAAGTACTTTATACTCTGTGAGGGAGAACCCTAGCAACTTACTTTCCAAGAAAGAAAAAGAACAGGTGCGGAATGAGTACTTAGAAAGGGGTTACTCAAGGCAGTATGTTGATAACTTGGAGAACACCGCATTTTTAAAGCCGGAGATTTTGAATAGTCATCAGTACATCGCCCTACTAGACGCAGAGTATGCTTCTGGGTTTTATGATAATGCACAGTTTTTTTCAGATATGCAAGGAAAACATTATCGTTTAGCTTACACAGGAAATAAAGGTGAAAGTCTAGCTGCTAAAGCGGAAGAAATGTACGGTAACTTAGCTAACGACTATACAGCCTATTATGATTATAACTTAGGATGGCAAAAATTGATTAATATGCAAAATTTAATGCCATATACTATAGGGTTATTTTTAATTGTTGCACTGTCTCCCATATTTTCCGGGGAATATTACCAAAAAACTGATAGTATTTTATTGACTACAAAATATGGGAAAAGCAAGCTGATTTATGGAAAAATTTTAGCTGCTTTTTTAGTAGGGTTAGGATGTTGGTTGCTCATTAACTTTTTAAATCTACTGTTGATATCATTGATATTTACTTTACAAGGCGGGCAAAGTTTTGTGCAGGACTGGGTGTTTAATTTCAGCCCCTTCGCCTTTACACAAAGAACCCATTTTCTAGCAGTAAGCTTTATAAGCTTAACGGGTGTAATGCTTTTTATCAGTGTGCCTACTTTTATATCAGTAAAAAGTAAAAGTCCATTTGTGACTCTAACCATAAGTAGTATAGTACTATTACTATCCAACATTATATCTTCTTTTGAGATTGACGGATTAATTGGTGGCATTATAAGGGAAGGCTTATTCTTTTTACCAGCTTGGATATTAGTTGGCTCAGGTCATTTGCAAAATTTTAATGCTTATTATATTGCAGGAAATGTGGTTTTAATGCAACTGGTAGTGCCATTTGTAGCTATATTAGTATCTATTTATCTTATATTTAACGTATATAACACTTTTTTAAAACGTGAAGTGGAAAATTGA
- a CDS encoding ABC transporter ATP-binding protein, producing the protein MELKIKKLTKQYGDKIAVDGFSTTFGEGVNGLLGANGSGKTTLMRMMCDILRPTSGEVLLDGISISTLDEAYRELLGYLPQNFGYYPDFTGWDFMIYLSSLKGLPKLTAVERCKYLLNTVGLYDVRKQKIKTYSGGMRQRLGIAQSLINDPKILILDEPTVGLDPKERTKFRNIISDNSLGKIVLLSTHIVSDVEYIADKIFIVKHGKLFQEAKADSICSSIDNFVWNLKVSPKDVESYNSKYIVSNLKHSGDTVELRIVSEECPEKTAVNVSPSLEDLYLFHFRGEA; encoded by the coding sequence ATGGAATTAAAGATAAAAAAACTTACAAAACAGTATGGAGATAAAATAGCAGTGGATGGTTTTTCCACCACATTTGGTGAAGGGGTAAATGGATTATTGGGCGCTAATGGATCTGGGAAAACCACTTTAATGAGGATGATGTGTGACATCTTGCGCCCAACATCAGGAGAAGTCTTACTTGATGGAATAAGCATCTCAACTTTGGATGAGGCTTACCGTGAACTATTAGGATATTTACCCCAAAACTTTGGATATTACCCTGATTTTACCGGTTGGGATTTTATGATTTACTTATCTTCATTAAAGGGGTTGCCTAAGTTGACTGCGGTGGAAAGGTGTAAATATTTATTAAACACTGTGGGACTTTATGATGTTAGAAAACAAAAAATAAAAACCTACTCTGGAGGCATGCGTCAAAGGCTTGGAATAGCTCAATCTTTAATTAATGACCCCAAAATATTAATTCTAGATGAGCCTACCGTAGGGCTTGATCCTAAGGAAAGAACTAAGTTTCGCAACATAATTAGTGATAATTCTTTAGGAAAGATTGTTCTGCTATCCACCCATATTGTTTCTGACGTTGAATACATTGCGGACAAAATTTTTATTGTGAAACATGGAAAGCTGTTTCAGGAGGCAAAGGCAGATAGCATTTGTAGTTCCATTGATAACTTTGTGTGGAACTTGAAAGTATCGCCTAAAGATGTAGAAAGTTATAACAGCAAATATATTGTTAGCAACCTTAAACATAGCGGTGATACGGTGGAGCTTAGAATTGTGTCAGAAGAATGTCCAGAAAAAACAGCTGTTAATGTATCGCCAAGCCTTGAAGATTTATATCTATTTCATTTCAGGGGAGAAGCGTAG
- a CDS encoding RNA polymerase sigma factor, producing the protein MTIQDYLLIRKIKAGDKQAFETLVQKHYQNIFSYCIRRTGNKVVATDLTQDIFLKLIKAIYSYKFTGKFKNFLFTIAVNTCNDYYKKNKYSYEDIDALQKADDSPQPIEQVIHNEQAINIKGKIDTLPDTQKDVIILYYYHDMKIKDISNITGVKLSTVKSRLKQGKKKLKKLLSEEDYLEE; encoded by the coding sequence ATCACTATACAGGACTATCTATTAATTAGGAAAATAAAAGCAGGAGATAAACAAGCTTTTGAAACTTTAGTACAAAAACACTACCAAAATATATTTAGCTATTGTATTAGAAGGACAGGTAATAAGGTAGTGGCTACAGACTTAACGCAGGATATTTTTCTAAAGCTAATTAAGGCTATTTATAGCTATAAGTTTACAGGTAAATTTAAAAACTTTTTATTTACAATAGCAGTTAATACTTGTAATGATTATTACAAAAAAAATAAGTATAGTTATGAAGATATTGATGCTCTACAGAAAGCTGATGATAGCCCTCAGCCTATAGAACAAGTTATCCACAATGAGCAGGCCATAAACATAAAAGGTAAAATTGACACCCTTCCTGACACTCAAAAAGATGTTATTATTCTTTATTATTATCACGATATGAAGATAAAAGATATTTCAAATATAACTGGGGTAAAATTGTCAACTGTAAAATCTCGCTTAAAACAAGGAAAGAAGAAATTAAAAAAATTACTTAGTGAGGAGGATTACCTTGAAGAATAA
- a CDS encoding cation diffusion facilitator family transporter produces MSADKNKDKQLLLESVYAGVFFSVMGVVLGLLAKSQMIIFDGLYSSLSIGLSTLSLYAARFASKNDWRKYPFGKAIVEPLVIMVKYVVIAIMVSLSFIFALYAVFTGGRDINVDLGTLYSLISTIICFAIYKRLEKQSKRSDSTLIEAESNQWLMDTYASAGVLAAFVLAFGMSKVAKLDFLIPYVDPIIVILVCLYFIKIPIEEIKKSFKEILASAPEGELSRQLDEMVLSIEERYNLDESFLRVSKGRKMLWIEIDFIVNDQSKVKTIEDQDKIREEIFQFVDPLAPDKWITIAFTKERKWAL; encoded by the coding sequence ATGAGTGCAGATAAAAATAAAGATAAACAATTACTTTTAGAATCAGTATATGCAGGCGTATTCTTTTCGGTAATGGGAGTAGTTTTAGGCCTGTTAGCAAAATCACAAATGATTATTTTTGATGGATTATATTCTTCGCTAAGCATTGGATTATCAACATTATCTTTATATGCAGCAAGATTTGCTTCAAAAAATGATTGGAGAAAGTATCCTTTTGGAAAAGCTATTGTGGAGCCATTGGTTATTATGGTTAAGTATGTTGTAATTGCTATTATGGTTTCTTTGTCTTTTATATTTGCTTTATATGCAGTTTTTACAGGGGGAAGAGATATTAACGTTGATTTAGGGACTCTATACTCTCTGATAAGCACAATTATATGTTTTGCTATTTATAAAAGATTAGAAAAGCAATCAAAAAGATCTGATTCCACCTTAATTGAAGCAGAATCAAATCAATGGCTTATGGATACTTATGCAAGTGCCGGTGTTTTAGCTGCCTTTGTCCTTGCGTTTGGAATGAGTAAAGTAGCTAAACTTGATTTTCTTATTCCATATGTGGATCCAATAATAGTGATATTGGTTTGTTTATACTTTATAAAGATTCCAATAGAGGAAATAAAAAAGTCTTTTAAAGAAATACTAGCTAGTGCACCAGAAGGTGAACTAAGTAGACAGTTAGATGAAATGGTTTTGAGCATAGAAGAAAGATATAATTTAGATGAATCATTTTTAAGGGTTTCTAAAGGCAGAAAAATGCTTTGGATAGAAATAGACTTTATTGTTAATGATCAATCAAAAGTAAAAACAATTGAAGACCAAGATAAAATTCGAGAAGAAATTTTTCAATTTGTTGACCCTTTAGCACCTGATAAATGGATTACCATTGCTTTTACTAAAGAACGGAAATGGGCACTTTAG
- a CDS encoding aspartate:alanine exchanger family transporter: protein MAELLNEPLILLFLIMVIGSLVGQLSIKGVGLGSSGVLFVGMVFGHLGYEVSTIIQNLGLSLFIVTVGLQAGPRFFRMLRTSGVVFGVVSISIIVVAGITTFVVSTVMELPAALSIGIMTGALTSTPGLAAALEATGDPIASVGYGIAYPFGVLAVVLFVQLLPKILKIDLMQDLTGKANPIKRSLTPEVMTIEVTKDYLHKKTLKELRLAEGTSVVLSRVIRGNRTIVGLSDTVILKGDRLVAVGNQKDLEQLCNEIGEKVTTNFANHDNVKVRRITVESEEVVGKSLRELALRRKYGVTVTRIERSGFEFNQNAGWRLEQGDILTVVSCEDRLNEAEQLFSRRHLEVTNIHLFSFSLILFVGLLVGMTPIYLPGLGAITLGIAGGPLFVALVIGHFGKIGPIRARFFQPSNQVIGDIGLAMFLAGAGTTAGAGVVDIIQQEGVRLLFAGAVITVVPLVFGFLLGKKIYGLSMIHSLGAMCGGMTSTPGLGALNSLVESEDPAIAYAAAYPFALIFVAIMAQVLVLLL, encoded by the coding sequence TTGGCTGAATTATTAAATGAACCACTGATACTATTATTTTTAATTATGGTTATTGGGTCACTAGTTGGGCAGTTATCCATAAAAGGTGTGGGTCTTGGCTCAAGTGGAGTTTTATTTGTGGGAATGGTGTTTGGACACTTAGGGTATGAAGTATCTACAATTATCCAGAATTTAGGTTTAAGTTTATTTATTGTAACGGTAGGCTTGCAGGCAGGTCCTCGCTTCTTTCGAATGCTTCGCACCTCTGGAGTAGTTTTTGGTGTTGTTAGTATATCCATTATAGTTGTTGCTGGTATAACAACCTTTGTCGTATCAACAGTTATGGAATTGCCCGCCGCCCTAAGCATAGGAATAATGACGGGTGCTTTAACCAGTACTCCAGGTTTAGCGGCGGCCCTTGAAGCAACTGGGGATCCAATTGCCTCTGTTGGATATGGTATTGCTTACCCCTTTGGAGTATTAGCGGTTGTTCTGTTTGTTCAACTGCTTCCAAAAATTTTAAAGATTGATTTGATGCAGGATTTAACTGGTAAAGCGAATCCTATTAAACGGAGCTTAACCCCAGAAGTTATGACTATCGAAGTAACTAAAGATTATCTCCACAAAAAGACATTAAAAGAACTTCGCCTTGCTGAGGGAACCTCTGTGGTTTTGAGCCGTGTTATTCGTGGTAATAGAACAATAGTTGGTTTAAGTGATACTGTTATCCTAAAGGGTGATCGCTTAGTAGCAGTGGGAAATCAAAAGGATCTTGAACAGTTATGTAATGAAATTGGTGAAAAAGTCACTACTAACTTTGCCAATCATGACAATGTTAAAGTGCGTCGAATTACTGTAGAATCAGAAGAAGTGGTGGGGAAAAGTTTACGGGAGCTTGCTCTTCGGCGCAAGTATGGAGTTACCGTTACTAGAATAGAACGCAGTGGTTTTGAATTTAATCAGAATGCTGGTTGGCGATTAGAACAGGGAGACATTCTTACAGTTGTCAGTTGTGAAGATCGGCTTAACGAAGCAGAGCAGCTTTTTAGTAGGAGGCACCTGGAAGTAACTAACATTCACCTCTTTTCTTTTAGTTTAATTTTATTTGTAGGTCTTTTAGTAGGCATGACCCCTATATATCTTCCAGGCCTTGGAGCAATTACTTTAGGAATTGCTGGAGGGCCACTGTTTGTGGCTCTTGTTATAGGACACTTTGGTAAGATCGGGCCAATTAGAGCAAGGTTTTTTCAACCTTCTAATCAAGTTATTGGTGATATAGGGCTTGCAATGTTTCTTGCTGGTGCAGGAACTACAGCGGGAGCAGGGGTTGTAGACATTATTCAGCAAGAGGGAGTACGACTACTGTTTGCTGGAGCTGTTATTACTGTGGTTCCTCTTGTGTTTGGTTTTCTTCTTGGGAAAAAAATCTACGGTCTCAGCATGATTCACTCACTTGGTGCAATGTGTGGTGGTATGACAAGTACCCCTGGATTAGGGGCGTTAAATAGTTTGGTGGAGTCAGAAGATCCCGCCATCGCCTACGCTGCTGCATACCCATTTGCCCTTATTTTTGTGGCTATAATGGCCCAGGTATTGGTTTTACTTTTGTAA
- the tyrS gene encoding tyrosine--tRNA ligase: protein MEIFDELMERGLIAQVTDQEKVKELINKGDAIFYIGFDPTADSLHVGHFMALCLMKRLQMAGNKPVALVGGGTGYIGDPSGRTDLRSVMTSETIQHNCDCFKKQMEKFIDFGQDKAIMVNNAHWLLNISYVEMLREVGANFSVNNMLRAECYKQRLEKGLSFLELNYMIMQSYDFYYLFKNYRCNMQIGGNDQWSNMLGGRELIRRKLGKDTCAMTITLLTNSEGNKMGKTAKGAVWLDPNKTSPFKFFQYWRNIADTDVIKCLRMLTFLPLDEIKSMEKWTGKNLNKAKEVLAYELTSMIHGRQEAYNAKNASHALFSAGKDDSLIPTTEIMDDSLDGDVIGIIDLIVQCGITSSKSEARRLIYQGGLFINDAKVNSIKCTITLEQLKTGVKIRKGKKTYHKAYYETNYS from the coding sequence ATGGAAATTTTCGATGAACTAATGGAGCGTGGTTTAATAGCTCAAGTCACAGATCAAGAAAAAGTTAAAGAGCTTATTAATAAAGGTGATGCGATTTTTTATATTGGGTTTGATCCAACAGCAGACTCGTTGCATGTGGGCCATTTTATGGCATTATGCCTTATGAAACGTTTACAAATGGCGGGAAATAAGCCGGTTGCTCTTGTAGGTGGAGGCACAGGATATATTGGTGATCCGTCGGGACGGACAGACTTGCGTTCTGTAATGACATCTGAAACAATTCAACATAACTGCGATTGTTTCAAAAAGCAGATGGAGAAGTTTATTGATTTTGGTCAAGACAAGGCTATAATGGTTAATAATGCTCATTGGCTTTTAAATATTAGCTACGTTGAAATGCTCCGTGAAGTAGGGGCTAACTTCTCGGTAAACAACATGTTAAGGGCGGAGTGTTATAAGCAAAGATTGGAAAAGGGACTGTCGTTTTTAGAGCTAAATTATATGATTATGCAATCTTATGACTTTTATTATCTATTCAAAAATTATCGGTGTAATATGCAGATTGGTGGAAATGATCAGTGGTCAAATATGTTAGGTGGTAGAGAGTTAATCCGCCGTAAGCTAGGCAAAGACACGTGTGCTATGACCATCACACTACTAACAAACTCTGAAGGTAACAAGATGGGCAAAACTGCTAAGGGGGCTGTCTGGCTTGATCCTAACAAAACCTCTCCTTTTAAATTTTTCCAGTATTGGAGAAATATTGCTGATACTGATGTAATTAAGTGCTTACGAATGCTTACTTTTTTACCTCTTGATGAAATCAAATCAATGGAAAAATGGACAGGGAAAAATTTAAATAAGGCCAAGGAGGTATTAGCCTATGAACTTACTAGCATGATTCACGGACGACAAGAGGCCTATAATGCTAAAAATGCTTCTCATGCTCTATTTTCAGCTGGAAAGGATGATTCGCTGATACCTACCACAGAAATTATGGATGATAGTTTAGATGGAGATGTAATAGGTATCATTGATTTAATTGTTCAATGTGGCATAACATCTTCTAAAAGTGAAGCTAGACGATTAATATATCAAGGAGGATTATTTATTAATGATGCTAAAGTTAACTCTATTAAATGTACTATTACTTTGGAACAATTAAAAACTGGTGTAAAGATACGAAAAGGCAAAAAAACTTATCATAAGGCTTATTATGAGACCAACTACTCTTAA
- a CDS encoding TetR/AcrR family transcriptional regulator C-terminal domain-containing protein yields MNTKNRLAKSLEKLLQKKNLDDIRVSEIVADSSLSRKTFYRHFKDKYALASWYFIQIYSKSFDRITEDLSWEEALLRYLDIYQGKSIILQNAYKSRDINGLRNYDIAVTKKTYQKYLKSKGADINDDTMKFAIEIACRGGTDMISQWLVNGMKIDKEQLVQLIKQTLPNDILRYID; encoded by the coding sequence ATGAATACAAAGAACAGGCTAGCAAAATCTCTTGAAAAGCTACTACAAAAAAAGAATCTTGATGATATACGGGTCAGTGAGATAGTGGCTGATTCGTCACTTTCAAGAAAAACTTTTTACCGTCATTTTAAAGACAAATACGCTCTAGCAAGTTGGTATTTTATTCAAATTTATAGCAAAAGCTTTGACCGTATTACTGAAGATTTATCTTGGGAAGAGGCATTGTTACGCTATCTTGACATTTATCAGGGGAAAAGCATTATACTACAAAATGCATATAAAAGCAGAGATATTAATGGCCTTCGCAATTATGACATAGCTGTCACTAAAAAAACATATCAAAAGTATTTGAAAAGTAAAGGTGCCGATATTAATGATGATACAATGAAATTTGCTATCGAAATAGCTTGTCGTGGTGGGACAGATATGATCAGTCAATGGCTAGTTAACGGTATGAAAATAGATAAAGAACAACTAGTTCAGTTAATAAAACAAACTTTACCAAATGATATTTTAAGATATATTGATTAA
- a CDS encoding ABC transporter ATP-binding protein encodes MQGIKNLYSLLKGNRLRYSIGLVCISMLNLNQIFIATIYLVIFDGIIAQDISLVLNAVYGLIALTFFLTILVLIGHILIRVSSIKAISFLRAKAFNKMLKISIQNHSQGHSGDFISRVTNDIQVLEKSLTEYLLNITGTFLVGIACITYMFILNWKLALGLLTWNLITLGISSLFINPMKESSDKVQKKLSSTTTAISDIITGASVIKLYNLKNKMARRYEQKNKSVYKAVSKRVEISAVMRGLNSFLRTFSAIGFIAIASIFIMKEKGDFTFGQVLAINQLQHGVRIFFQSLGEFLNQVQESFAGLDRVNELLEMEEEPTHFKKMPALNNNNAIAVENVSFSYNCTDTVLNNISFEVREGGTVAIVGPSGGGKSTIFKLLLGLYQPQDGSISYFGEMGHDYSIDSLRSLMAYVPQDPYLFNGTVKENISYGKKDASDCEIFAAAKAANAHDFISSLENGYDTMVGERGIFLSGGQKQRIAIARAIVKDAPILLLDEATSSLDNESEKLVQNAFSNLMQNKTTVIIAHRLSTIKNSDSILVVEHGQIIERGNHDELLTRAGVYTGLYSKLSG; translated from the coding sequence GTGCAGGGAATTAAAAATTTATATAGTTTGTTAAAGGGAAATAGATTAAGGTATTCTATTGGGCTTGTTTGTATATCTATGTTGAATTTAAATCAAATTTTTATAGCAACTATATATTTAGTCATTTTTGATGGTATTATAGCACAGGACATAAGTTTAGTTTTAAACGCAGTTTACGGATTAATAGCCTTGACTTTTTTTCTTACAATACTTGTTTTGATAGGACATATTTTAATCAGAGTTTCCTCTATAAAAGCTATTAGTTTTTTAAGAGCTAAAGCATTTAATAAAATGCTTAAAATATCTATTCAAAATCATAGCCAAGGTCATAGTGGCGACTTTATATCTAGAGTGACAAATGACATTCAAGTTTTGGAAAAATCTTTAACAGAATATCTTCTTAATATAACTGGTACATTTTTAGTCGGAATAGCGTGTATAACATATATGTTCATATTAAACTGGAAACTTGCCTTAGGTCTTTTAACCTGGAACCTTATAACACTTGGTATTAGCAGTTTATTTATTAACCCTATGAAAGAAAGTAGTGATAAAGTACAAAAAAAGTTATCTTCTACAACTACAGCTATCTCTGATATAATTACTGGAGCTTCAGTTATAAAACTATATAACTTGAAAAATAAAATGGCTAGAAGGTATGAGCAAAAGAACAAATCTGTTTATAAAGCTGTATCAAAAAGAGTTGAAATTAGTGCTGTTATGCGTGGGTTAAATAGTTTTTTAAGGACCTTTTCTGCTATCGGTTTTATAGCTATAGCCAGTATTTTTATAATGAAGGAAAAGGGAGACTTTACTTTTGGTCAAGTGTTAGCTATTAACCAGCTACAACATGGTGTTAGGATATTTTTTCAAAGCTTAGGAGAGTTTTTAAATCAAGTTCAAGAATCTTTTGCCGGACTTGACAGGGTAAATGAATTGTTAGAAATGGAGGAAGAACCTACCCATTTCAAAAAGATGCCGGCCTTAAATAATAATAATGCTATAGCAGTAGAAAATGTTAGTTTTTCATATAACTGCACAGATACTGTTTTAAATAATATCTCCTTTGAAGTAAGAGAGGGTGGAACTGTAGCTATAGTAGGACCTAGTGGTGGAGGGAAAAGCACTATATTTAAGCTGTTACTCGGATTATACCAACCACAAGATGGAAGCATATCTTATTTTGGCGAAATGGGCCATGACTACTCAATCGACAGCCTTCGCAGCTTGATGGCATATGTACCTCAAGATCCATATCTTTTTAACGGTACTGTCAAAGAGAACATATCATATGGCAAAAAAGATGCATCAGATTGCGAAATTTTTGCAGCGGCAAAAGCAGCAAACGCCCATGACTTTATTTCAAGCCTTGAAAATGGCTATGATACAATGGTGGGTGAAAGGGGGATATTTTTGTCTGGTGGTCAAAAACAAAGGATAGCAATAGCTAGAGCTATAGTCAAAGATGCTCCAATATTGCTACTTGATGAAGCTACCTCCTCTTTAGATAATGAATCAGAAAAATTAGTTCAAAATGCTTTTAGCAACCTTATGCAAAATAAAACAACTGTAATTATAGCTCACAGGTTATCTACAATCAAAAATTCAGACAGTATTTTAGTGGTGGAGCATGGGCAAATAATAGAAAGAGGTAACCATGACGAACTGCTAACAAGAGCTGGAGTTTATACTGGACTTTATAGCAAATTATCTGGTTGA
- a CDS encoding ABC transporter ATP-binding protein, whose protein sequence is MKKLISRLPNLKGYYFLAGMCLIGELIFTLAMAQSLKVLIDSSLMQAQDSFYLYLGILVLTAVFLALCISGQTLSVGKISEAITYTLRKEGTQKLLALPQYKLDKMHSGDSMSKLTNDLQMVSQFLNHDAYLLVSRPLLALVSFVYLLYLNWQLTIISIAVLPLLFSTTFFLGKPISKFSKEQQDELSNMNNTTQDILGGISIVKAFNLEDLMRDKFSKQVETSMNRGIELAKKRAVLESFTVGISFLPFVVTFGLGGYLTVRGSLTPGELLAFINLLNNLTFPLAQLPSHYGSYKASMQGLKRIYDLLNEEDERKNGESFDVKDASTLVEVKNLTFGYDDNSVLKNLSFKVKKGETVALVGSSGSGKSTIFKLLTGFYTNYQGKIDMFEKDIESWNLDKLRSNISTVSQETFLFPTTIRENLTMVCENCTETQLIKAATIANAHEFIKKQPNGYDTVVEEKGDNYSGGQKQRLAIARALLKEPDLLLLDEATSSLDTESEALVQKALDNVLIGSTSIVIAHRLSTIINADRILVLDKGNIVEEGNHKELLNKKGVYHNLYHKQFDSRKGGVA, encoded by the coding sequence TTGAAGAAACTGATAAGTAGATTGCCTAACTTAAAAGGGTATTATTTTTTAGCGGGTATGTGTTTAATTGGAGAATTGATTTTTACGTTAGCAATGGCCCAATCTTTAAAAGTCTTAATAGACAGCTCTTTAATGCAAGCTCAAGATTCTTTTTATCTATACCTTGGAATTTTAGTTTTAACTGCAGTATTTTTGGCATTGTGTATAAGCGGCCAAACCCTGTCCGTTGGCAAAATAAGTGAAGCTATAACTTACACCCTGAGAAAAGAGGGGACGCAAAAATTGCTAGCCCTTCCACAATATAAGCTAGATAAAATGCACTCTGGAGATAGCATGTCAAAGCTTACAAATGATCTTCAAATGGTTAGTCAGTTTCTCAATCATGATGCTTATTTGCTAGTATCTAGGCCGCTATTGGCGCTAGTCTCCTTTGTTTATCTTCTTTATTTAAACTGGCAGCTTACAATAATCAGTATAGCGGTGCTACCTCTATTATTCAGTACAACTTTCTTTTTAGGTAAGCCTATTTCTAAGTTTAGTAAAGAGCAGCAAGATGAACTATCTAATATGAACAATACCACTCAAGATATTTTAGGTGGAATATCTATAGTTAAAGCATTTAACCTAGAAGATCTTATGAGAGATAAGTTTAGTAAACAAGTAGAAACCTCTATGAATAGAGGAATAGAATTAGCGAAAAAAAGGGCTGTTTTAGAAAGTTTTACTGTGGGTATATCATTTTTGCCCTTTGTTGTAACTTTTGGTTTAGGAGGTTATTTAACAGTTAGAGGTTCCTTAACTCCTGGAGAGTTGTTGGCATTTATCAATCTATTAAACAACCTGACTTTTCCCCTTGCCCAACTTCCGAGTCATTATGGTAGCTACAAAGCATCCATGCAGGGTCTTAAAAGAATTTATGATTTGTTAAATGAAGAAGATGAAAGAAAGAATGGCGAATCATTTGATGTTAAAGATGCATCGACATTAGTTGAAGTGAAAAACTTAACTTTTGGTTATGATGATAACTCTGTCTTAAAAAACTTAAGTTTTAAAGTAAAAAAAGGTGAAACTGTGGCTTTAGTAGGTTCTAGTGGCAGCGGGAAGTCTACAATATTTAAGCTCTTAACTGGCTTTTACACAAACTATCAAGGAAAAATTGATATGTTTGAAAAAGATATTGAAAGCTGGAATTTGGATAAGTTAAGGTCTAATATATCTACTGTTAGCCAAGAAACTTTTCTTTTTCCCACTACAATACGAGAAAACTTAACCATGGTTTGTGAAAATTGTACTGAAACGCAGTTAATAAAAGCTGCTACTATAGCAAATGCCCATGAGTTCATTAAAAAGCAACCGAACGGATATGATACTGTGGTAGAAGAAAAGGGGGATAATTACTCAGGTGGACAAAAGCAAAGGTTAGCTATAGCTAGAGCTCTTTTAAAGGAGCCAGATCTTCTACTTTTAGATGAAGCTACTTCTTCTTTAGACACAGAATCAGAAGCGCTAGTGCAAAAGGCATTGGACAATGTGTTGATAGGAAGCACGAGCATAGTAATTGCTCATAGACTCTCCACAATAATCAACGCTGATAGAATATTGGTGCTAGACAAAGGCAATATAGTTGAAGAAGGAAACCATAAAGAACTTCTGAATAAGAAAGGGGTTTACCATAATCTGTATCACAAGCAGTTTGATAGTAGAAAAGGAGGGGTGGCTTAG